TTTTTGGCAAAGCCAAAAACATGTTCAAGTTCCATAAACAATTCTGCAAGTTTTTTATTTATATCTTGTTTAAGTTCAGAGTTTTCTGATCCAATAATTTGACTTATAAAAGTAGCACCACCACCTAAAAATCCTTGCAAATGAGAATATCTTAAGCAAATAATCTGATAAAGTTTATATTGAGAATATAAAAAATAAGAAAAAAGACCTAGTGATATTGTAATACCCACTCTCAATACATAAAGTTCTATTGTTCCAATATTTTTGAACATCTCAAAATGATATGTTGATAAAACGAATAGAGGAATAAATAACAAAGTTGCCATAAAACCTGCCATAAATCTAAATCTAAACTTCATTGCAGTTTCCAACTCTGTATCAATATTTTCTTTAAAATTCTTTTGTAAACCCCATTCAGCTTTAAGTCCAATTAAATCGTTAATTCCTTTTTCAATTTCAGATGAGATAGTTGTTTTTAAGTCTAAAATATCTTTTTCAATGTGTTGTATGATTTCTGATTTTAAGGCTTCAACTTCTTCACTATTACTTTGAATACTTTTTAGTGAGTTTATGTATTCATCCATTTCATCAAAAAATTTCACACCCTCTTCAAAAAAAGTTTTTAGTTGAATTGCATTATTAGTTCTATAAATAGTATTCCATTTTTGATTCCAAGGATTGAAATAATTATTGTCAAATTCTATAATTTTTTCGTTTAGCTCATCCCAATCGTAACCAATTATAATTTGATTTCTTAATTGGTGGTATCTGTTTCTTTTTTGATCAAATTTTTGTTTAATCAATTGTGCAGTTTGTTGAAGCTGTGTTCCTGCTTTTCCTTCAAATTCATCACCATTAAAAAGTTTATATTTACTCATTTTAATCCTTGTGTTAGGTTAACGCCTGAGATGAGGAACGATGGCGATATTTCGTACTTAATTGTTCGACTTTCAAGTTTCTTTATGCGACACTTAAAAGCTTAAAATTTTCGCAGTATAGCCTCGTTTCTCTCCTCCGATTTGTTATCTTTACCAACAGTTATATTTATCTTTTATATGTAAATCATAATATATACCTTGTGATGAAGCATTTAAAAAATCATCAAAAACATTTTGTGGTACATTGCAATAATCATAAGTTTTACTTTGTTTAAAAGTAATTTTCATTTTCATAGTGGCACTATCATATCCTATATAACTTATTGCACTCGAACTAACTGGAATCATTGTCATAATATTTTCCCTCCTATTTTTGGAAATTATTTAAGTATACACTAAAATAATAAATTATATTAAAAATATGTCAAATTGCAATACTTTTAAAAATATTGAATATTAATAAAATCCTTTTATCATATCATCAAATTGAAATGTTTTAATTGGTGTATTTTTTCTATTAAGAATACCTATTTCTAATAAATGCAATTTATTATTCATTTTTGTATGGCTCCCATGCTGAGCGTGGGAGTGCATACTCCAATCAGTACATGAGGGTATGCATTCCCACTTAAAAAGGGGGAACGAGAGAGCACTGAACACTTCAAGACCTAATGGCATTGATTCCCTGCAAAGAAATTTCCTGCCAGTCCCAATGGTACCACAGTTCTGTAGAAAAGGTAGCGTCCTGCCAGTTCGCTGGCGAACGCACCCAGTGTTGCGACGATCAGTGTTGCGATCGCCAATCCTGTAAGGCCGCTGGCGGTAAAGAGAATGGCAAGCAGTGGCAGTGTCAGGGCAAATGCTGCAAGAGAATAGACTCTGAACTTCTTTACTTTAGCGAAATGCTCCTGAAGCAGGATACGTGTACGGTTGTACTGGTAGTAGAGCGGGTCCTCTTTGTCGAGGTGACGGTAGAACATTACCTCTTCAAGAATGACCAGTGCCTGTCCCATTCCGGCAAGCAGCGTAATGGCAAGCAGGACCATGGCCCCCTGTGCACCGTTGGAGATGAGCAGTACCATTGCAATGAGGAGGAAGCCGACATAGCCTGAGCCAAAAAATCGCTTGGTAGTGCTTTTGCGGTTCCAGCTCGGGCGTGCTTTGATACGGTAGATCATCGACTGTGCATAGATACCGAAAAGGCCTATAGCTAAAGTAATTGCTTCAACGAGAAGCAGCAGGAAGCCTTTGATCTCCAAAAAGTACAATCCCGCTACCATGGTTGCCAGGCCGGTATAGGCTCCCAGGGCAATGGCTTCGCGTGAAAGCCAGGAAGTCTTCCAGTTCTTCATGGCGGACATCGCTTTGGCAGGACGTCCCAGGTGCAGGGCTGAAAGGGGCAGGCCGATGGCTGCCGGTAAAAATGCCAGGATCGCCATTGCCAGATTGGGTTTTGGTAGATTGAATCCCAAGGTAAAGAGCATCTGTCCCAAAAAAAGCGCCAAAAAAGCACCTACCGAAACCTGTGTGAGTACCGTCATGAAAACAAGCGGCAGTTCAGGATGTGCCGGGTGCAGGAGATGTTCGTCTGCCGGGTGTATCTCTTCGCCCTTGGGGATTTCAGGCAGTGTGTATCGTGTGGTGGGTTTGGTAATATCTATGTTCGGCAGGTGGGGAGCCACTCCTTCTTTGGCCATATCTTCGGCCAACCACTGTTCTACATTCACTGCTTCTATTTCAATGGCACCGCCGGGACAGGCCTGAACACAGGCAGGTGTTTGCCCTGCTTCAAGTTTGTCCACGCACATATGGCATTTGGTGACAATACCTCTGTCAGGATTGAAGACCGGGACTTCATACGGACAGTTCCAGGTACAGTACTGACAGCCGATACAGGAAGGGTCATCGTGCCAGACGATCCCATTGTCCAGTTTGATGTAGGACTCGGTAGGACACCCTCTGAGACACTCCGGGTCGATGCAGTGATTACAGCTCATAGAGTTGAAGAGTTGCAGGGTATCGGGGAATTCCCCCATTTCCATCTCTCCAACACGTCTCCACTTGATCTCATCAGGATTGGCATTTTGTTCGTTGCAGGCCACTTCACAGCAGTGACAGCCTACACAGGCAGTGGCATCGAAGTGAAAGCGGTACTGTTCTCCGGGTTTGAGGTCAGGAATGTCAATGGAATAATTTCCACACTGCATACCGGTCTCGTTCTTGTGGTTGATGAAGCTTTCCAATGGTGTATGTTTACTTAATGGTTCCATTTTATACCTCCTTCAATGCCACAAGCAGTTCCGAGAATACCTGCGCACGTTCACTTTTGTTCTCATGTGTCATGTTGTAGATCACTTCGGAGAGTTTCGGTGGTACTCTGGGATTGAGTTTGCTTACTTCGTCACGTTTGATCTTACGGGGGCGTGCCAGGGTTGGTGAAAGTCCATCAACTGCTTCAAAACGTTTCTCTCCGGTAAGGAGCTTGAAGAGTTTGAGGCCGAAAGTGAAGAGCTCATACTCCTCTCTTCTGCCACTTGTCGGCTCTTTGTCAAGTTCGAACATCACATTCAGGCCGAGCTTCTCACGAAGGACGTAGTTGATCTTGGTAAAGAATGAGATCGCCTGATAGCTGTAGTTATGGCTGAAAAAACGTGTCTCGAACGCTTCGAAGGTTTCGCTGCGTTCTTTGTACCCGGCGTATGTTTTGAGCAGATACTTTACATGATGCTTCGCTTCTGTGATCGGAAGTGATTTATGCAGGACATGAGCCTCTTTCGCCCTGCGGGTAATCTTCCCGCCTATGAAGATGTGCACACCGTCAACCCTGTTTCCCTCTTCGTCTTTGGCCTTGCATCCTTCAAATCCGATATCGGCGATGCCGTGTATGCCACAGCCTTTGGGGCAGGCTGACCAGTTCATGCGTACCTGGGCATTCTCTATGGCCACTTCCGAGTTGAGGAAATGTGCCATCTCTATAGCGTCGGGTTTGTTGGGGATGACGCCGAAGCTGCAGGTATGTGTACCGGCACAGGCGATCATATCCTGAAAATAGAGGTTGTTGAATGCTGCATATTTTGCAACAAGCGGACTTGCTTCAAGCCCGCTCAGTTCCTCCTGCGGTATATTGACAAGAAAGAGGTTCTGGTCATAGGTGAGCCGCAGGTGTCCACTGCCGTAAGTTTGTGCACTTTTTGCTGCTTCGATCATATCGGTACCGCTGAAGATACCGGAAGGCACGATGACCTTGTAGGCATAGGTATTGTCTTTGAGCAGTATTTTGTTGGAACCCAGGGCAATGTTCTGGGACTGTACCATGGTCACGCCGGCCTCGGCATAATTTTTGCCTGCTTCCTCTTTCACCGCCTCTATGAAGGCAGGGACACCCACGTCACTCAGGAGGAAGTGCAGGCGGTTCTTGTTCCGGTTGTCTCGGTAACCGTATCTTTTAAATACCCTCAGCAGAGCCGCGTAAAATTCGGGAACTTCATCTGCGGTAACGAAGAGATCGGCATCTTTCGCCTGTACACCGACCCTGGCTCCCAAATAGACATTGAAGCCGAATCGTCCCTCTTTTTGTGCAAGGACAAAACAGCAGTCATGTCCGAAGATATTACAGGAGTTGGAGAGTGAACCGAGTATCCCGGTATTGAATTTACGGGGCAGGGTGGAGATCCATTCAGGATTTTCTATAAATTGCTTTTCGAGTTTGTCTACAATGGGTTTGGTTTCAATGATGTTATCGTAAGCAAGCCCGTCAAGAGGGTCAGAAACGGTATTTCGTGTATTGTCCGCACCTGTCTGAAATGTGCTAAGCCCCACCTCTTTGAGTGCATGAAGTACTTTGGCAATGTTCTCTATCTGAATATAGTGCAATACGACCTGCATACGCGTGGAAATATCTATATAGTCATTGGCATAGGTTTGTGCGACTTCCCCGATCCGCAGTGCCTGTTCATGGATAAGTTGACCGGAAGGAATACGCACCCTCAGCATGAAATCCTCACCCTTGTCAAAGAGGCCGAAACATTTCAGGAAGTAGGCAGAGTCTTCCTTGGCCAGGCCTTCATACCCGGCAGCTGCGATCTCTTCAAGTCGTGCATAGACCTCCATAGGGGATTTGAGTGCCTTGGTCGTTTCTACTTTATTGATTTTTTTACTTCGTGCCTCCAGGGCTTTCTCTAAAACATCCATATGTAAATATACTCCTGCATATAATTGGTTTTATTATAACGTAGTGAACGAAAAATAGTGTAATTTTACTGATTAAAAATTAATCAATTAGTGTATTGTTTGAGTCATTATTACTATTTATTACAGTAGTGATAGGTCTATACGATTGATTAAAAATTAATCATATAGCTTGTAATAATTGATATAATTTTAGTGTATACTTCATCAAACATTTGTTTTAAAGGAGAAAAAATGGCTGGATTTAAAGCACTCAAAGGACAGGGTCACTTTCCGACTCTGTTCATGGCTTTTTTATATTTCGATATGAGTTTCATGGTCTGGACGATGCTCGGACCACTTTCAACGGAGATTGCGGAAGCACTGGCGGCACACGGTGAGATCATCACAGCAGGACAGAAGGCGACACTGCTTTCACTTCCTATCCTCTCAGGGGCGATCCTGCGTATCGTACTTGGTTTTGGGGTCGATAAACTTGGAGCAAAAATGACCGCTCTGATCGCCCAGGCGATCGTTATCGCTTCTTTGCTGCTCGCCTATTTTAAAGGCGGTGATATTACATATGACCAGCTTCTGATCGTTGCGCTTGGACTGGGTTTTGCAGGGGCTTCATTTGCCGTGGCACTTCCACAGGCAGGACAGTGGTATCCGCCGAAACTTCAGGGTGTGGTTTTGGGTATTGCCGGTGCGGGTAACATCGGTGTGGTACTTGACTTCCTCTTCGCTCCGAAGATCGCAGAACTTTGGGGATGGGAGTCTGTATTCGGTGTCGGTGCGATAATGGCTATTGCAGTATTTATTGCTTACATGTTTCTGGCAAAAAATGCTCCTGAGTCTGTCTATAAAGCAAGACCGAAAAAGGTTTCCGATTACCTTAAACTGCTTCGTGATAAAGATACATGGTGGTTCAACCTTTTCTATGCCATCTCTTTTGGTGGTTTCGTAGGGTTTGCAGGCTATATGAAGGTTTACCTAATGAACACTTATCAGGCAGATATGAGTGCCTTCGGGCTTAATGTGCTCGATGAGCCAAACGTCAAGGTTATCGCTGGTTATTTCGGTGCCCTTACCATCTTTGCCGGTGCGGTACTCAGACCTGTCGGAGGGAACATTGCAGACAAGATCGGAGGCGTGAAGGCGCTTTATTTCTTTTATGGTGCGGTTGCGGTACTGGCTGCGATCCTTGCATTGCTCGATCTGCCGTTCTTTGTTGCGATCTCCGTGCTTTTCTTCATTATGGCAAACCTTGGTATGGCAAACGGTGCGGTCTTCCAGCTTGTTCCGCAGCGTTTCGGCAAAGATATTGGTATTATGACCGGTATCGTGGGATGTGCCGGAGGTCTTGGAGGTACGGCGCTCATCAAAACGCTTGGTTGGTCCAAAGGTGCCTTTGACGGCTATATGGCAGGATTTCTCATCTTTGCAGCTGTCGTACTTGTGGCCATTGCCGGAC
This DNA window, taken from Sulfurovum lithotrophicum, encodes the following:
- a CDS encoding KTSC domain-containing protein, with translation MTMIPVSSSAISYIGYDSATMKMKITFKQSKTYDYCNVPQNVFDDFLNASSQGIYYDLHIKDKYNCW
- a CDS encoding DmsC/YnfH family molybdoenzyme membrane anchor subunit, giving the protein MEPLSKHTPLESFINHKNETGMQCGNYSIDIPDLKPGEQYRFHFDATACVGCHCCEVACNEQNANPDEIKWRRVGEMEMGEFPDTLQLFNSMSCNHCIDPECLRGCPTESYIKLDNGIVWHDDPSCIGCQYCTWNCPYEVPVFNPDRGIVTKCHMCVDKLEAGQTPACVQACPGGAIEIEAVNVEQWLAEDMAKEGVAPHLPNIDITKPTTRYTLPEIPKGEEIHPADEHLLHPAHPELPLVFMTVLTQVSVGAFLALFLGQMLFTLGFNLPKPNLAMAILAFLPAAIGLPLSALHLGRPAKAMSAMKNWKTSWLSREAIALGAYTGLATMVAGLYFLEIKGFLLLLVEAITLAIGLFGIYAQSMIYRIKARPSWNRKSTTKRFFGSGYVGFLLIAMVLLISNGAQGAMVLLAITLLAGMGQALVILEEVMFYRHLDKEDPLYYQYNRTRILLQEHFAKVKKFRVYSLAAFALTLPLLAILFTASGLTGLAIATLIVATLGAFASELAGRYLFYRTVVPLGLAGNFFAGNQCH
- a CDS encoding nitrite/sulfite reductase; translation: MDVLEKALEARSKKINKVETTKALKSPMEVYARLEEIAAAGYEGLAKEDSAYFLKCFGLFDKGEDFMLRVRIPSGQLIHEQALRIGEVAQTYANDYIDISTRMQVVLHYIQIENIAKVLHALKEVGLSTFQTGADNTRNTVSDPLDGLAYDNIIETKPIVDKLEKQFIENPEWISTLPRKFNTGILGSLSNSCNIFGHDCCFVLAQKEGRFGFNVYLGARVGVQAKDADLFVTADEVPEFYAALLRVFKRYGYRDNRNKNRLHFLLSDVGVPAFIEAVKEEAGKNYAEAGVTMVQSQNIALGSNKILLKDNTYAYKVIVPSGIFSGTDMIEAAKSAQTYGSGHLRLTYDQNLFLVNIPQEELSGLEASPLVAKYAAFNNLYFQDMIACAGTHTCSFGVIPNKPDAIEMAHFLNSEVAIENAQVRMNWSACPKGCGIHGIADIGFEGCKAKDEEGNRVDGVHIFIGGKITRRAKEAHVLHKSLPITEAKHHVKYLLKTYAGYKERSETFEAFETRFFSHNYSYQAISFFTKINYVLREKLGLNVMFELDKEPTSGRREEYELFTFGLKLFKLLTGEKRFEAVDGLSPTLARPRKIKRDEVSKLNPRVPPKLSEVIYNMTHENKSERAQVFSELLVALKEV
- a CDS encoding MFS transporter translates to MAGFKALKGQGHFPTLFMAFLYFDMSFMVWTMLGPLSTEIAEALAAHGEIITAGQKATLLSLPILSGAILRIVLGFGVDKLGAKMTALIAQAIVIASLLLAYFKGGDITYDQLLIVALGLGFAGASFAVALPQAGQWYPPKLQGVVLGIAGAGNIGVVLDFLFAPKIAELWGWESVFGVGAIMAIAVFIAYMFLAKNAPESVYKARPKKVSDYLKLLRDKDTWWFNLFYAISFGGFVGFAGYMKVYLMNTYQADMSAFGLNVLDEPNVKVIAGYFGALTIFAGAVLRPVGGNIADKIGGVKALYFFYGAVAVLAAILALLDLPFFVAISVLFFIMANLGMANGAVFQLVPQRFGKDIGIMTGIVGCAGGLGGTALIKTLGWSKGAFDGYMAGFLIFAAVVLVAIAGLSFVKTRWRTTWGVNAGGMI